The DNA window TCCGTCTTTGCGGGACGTATCCAGAAGCGATCAGGTGTTACCGGGAGGTGACAGCCCGCTCTCCAGAAAATACCGAGGCATGGTACCTGACCGGGCACTGCTATGCATCCCTTGAAAAGAATCTGGAGGCGATCGACTGCTTCGACCAGGTGTTGAAGTTTGGGGATGTCGGCACACGGGGATACGTGGGGAAGGCCCGCTGTCTGATCAGTATGGGCCGGTTCGTTGACGCACTCGCCTGTTACGAGCAGATGATCGAGGCGGATCCGCTGGACGAGACGGCGTTCTACCAGAAAGGAATCTGTCTTGTCGCGCTCGAACGTGAAAAAGAAGCACTCGAATGCTTCAACGAAGCTCTCGAACTCGAGCCGCTCTATGAGCGAGCGAAGATCGAACGGGACAAGATCCTCGGGAAGATCGGCTGCTTTGAAGAGGAGCCCTGTTGCTATTCCGAGTACGATCTGGATGAGGATCTCCCCAACCAGGATGAAGAATCGTATGGAGACTACGGGTTCAGCGATTACGAGGACTGAAGGGGTACCCCCTTCGTTCACGTCTCTCCGGATCTTCTCCGGCACTCTCTGATAATCACTTTTTTATACGCTCTCTCCTTTACCGGGAGATTTCACCTGAAAGATAAGCCTGAGGCCTGGAAAAAAAAGGGATTGTCCTTCCGCCCGTTCAGGCGAAGTTGATCCAGTTGATGTTGGCGTAGTTCCCCGGGAACGCAAGCTTCAGCCGGTGCTGCCCGGCCGGCAGGGTCACCAGGACCTGGAGGGTCTGGAAGGCCGCATCGTTGCCGGTGTTCGGGACGTTCACCACGGCGAGAGGTGTCGCGCCGTCGTCGAGATACATCTGGACGGACGAGCCGGCATGGGCCGAGGCGACCCGGAACCCGGCGGTGTAGGTGCCGGCCGTGTTGATGTTCACGGTGTAGGCGAGCCATTCGCCAGCACGGGTCCAGCCGACGCTCGGACTTCTGTCGGTATCGATCTGTTCGATGTCCACATCGTCATGCCGGTAGACCCCGCCCTCGTTGCCGGGTGTGGTGTCGTGGTAGGCGACGCCCTCGCCGCCGAGGTCGTAGTCCTCGGCCTGTAGCTGACCGGGGATCGCATGGGTGCCGTTGTAAACCGGAGCTGTTCCGGTCACGGTCGGCGAGACGGTGGTGGTTGGGATTGTCGTTGGGGTTGCCACCGCCGGCACGGTCACATTGATGGTCCTGGTGGTGGACCCGGCCGCGTTGGTTGCGGTCTGGTTGATCGTGTAGTTGCCGGGCTGCCAGTAGGTGTAGGTGAAGTTCGGATAGGCAGTGGTCGTCCCGTCGCCGAGGTTATAATGGACCGAGGTCGCATTCACTGCGGTGTTGGTGACCTGGATGCCCATCGAGCCCGAGCCTCCCTGGAATGTGATCGTGAAGTTGGCCACCGGCAGGTTCGGGTTTACGGGTGTCTGGGTTGGCGTCACAGTCATCGTCGTTGGTGAAACGGTCGTGGTCGTGGGTGACCCGGCCGGCACGGTCACCGTGACGGTCTTCGTCGAAGACCCGGCGTCGTTGGTCGCGATCAGGGTGATCGTGTAGGTGCCGGGCTGCCAGTAGGTGTACTTGAAGTTCTTATAGGCGGTGGTGGTACCGTCGCCGAGGTCGTACTTCACGGTGGTGGCGTTCGTCGTGGCGTCGGTGACCTGGATGCCCATCGAACCTGCTCCGGCCTGGTAGGTGACCACGAAGTTCGCGATCGGCAGGTCATGCCCGGACGAGGTCGGCAGCGGGGTCACGGTCGTCGTTGCGGTCGTCAACGTCACGGTTGGAGTGACGGTTGTTCCGGTTGGAGTTGGTGTCGTCGCGGTCGGCGAGACTGTCGGAGTCCCTGGACCGGTGACGGTGATGTACTGTGGGATCGTCTTCACCTCAGCCCCGGTGGAACCGATGGCGACGAGGGAGACGGTGTAGGTGCCGGCTGCCGAGTAGGTGTGGACCGGGTTCTTATCGAACGAGGCACCGCCGTCACCGAACTGCCAGAAGTACTGGCTGATCGTACCGGTCGACAGGTCGGTGAACTGCACAGCCAGTGGGGTCTGGCCGGTCGTCACGTTCGCCGTGAAGTTAGCCGTCACCGGCTGCATGGTCGGAGTCGGGGTCACCGGGATCGTCGTCGGAACTGTCGTCGGGATCTTTGTTGGTACTGTCGTTGGAATGGTTGTTGCTATCGTCGTTGGAATGGTTGTCGGTACGGTTGTTGGAGCGGTGGTGGTCGGTGCTGTTGTCGGTGCGGTCGTCGTTGGTTCTGTTGTCGGCGGCACCACAGCGTGGACGGTGATGTAGTTCGTCCTCACCGTGGTGTTGGACCCGCCGGCATTCGTCGCTGTCAGGTTCACCGTGTAGTTCCCGGCTGCCGCGTAGGTGTGAACCGGGTTCTGCATCGTCGAGGTGTTGCCGTCACCGAAGTTCCACGACCAGGTCACCGGAGCTCCGGTCGACAGGTCGGTGAACTGCACGGCCAGTGGGGCGGTGCCGTTCGTGATGTTCGTGTTGAAGTTCGCGACCGGAGCCGACGGGCTCTCGGACCCGGTGACGGTGATGTAGTTCGTCTTTGTGATGGTGTTACTCCCGCCAGCGTTGGTCGCCGTCAGGTTCACCGTGTAGTTTCCAGCCACGGTATAGGTGTGGCTCGGGTTCTGCACGGTCGAGGTGGTGCCGTCACCGAAGTCCCACGACCACGAGGCCGGAGTGCCCGTCGACTGGTCGTTGAACTGCACGGCCAGTGGGGCAGTGCCGTTCGTCACGCTAGCGCTGAAACCGGCGACCGGGGCCGGAGGCACGGCTGTAACCACGTAGCCGCTGGCCCCCGAATTTATGGGATTGTTTGTCCAGGTGATCCCCTGTCCCTGGTTCGAGGCACTGCACCAGGCGTACCCATTGAAGGCGGCCTGGGTGCTCATGTTGGTGAAACTGTAATCCACCTTCATGGCTCCGTTGTTGTTGAGCGTGGCACCCGGGAAGGTGCCGGGCTTCATGTTACCGGCCTTGAGATCGATGAACATCAGGTACTGTGCCGTCGAGGCATCGCTGATGTTCTGCCCGTAATAGAGGGGCAGCGATGGGGTCACCAGGTCGCCGGGACCCGGTTTCCAGGTCTGTGGTCCGTAGATGAAGTCTGCCTTTGAGAAGGTCTGGTCGATACCGGTCACGTAGGTGTAGTCGGTCGGGGCGGTCGGGTTGTAGACTCCGGCGGCTGCCGGCGTCCAGGTATATCCATTCGAGGTCACATGGATGCCGAAGTCGTTGGGGATCGGGCCCTTCACCGAGACGAGAAGGATGATGTCGTTATCGAATCCCCTCCCCCCGGTGTTCGAGACATAGAAGGTGCCGTTCTGGGCACTGGTCGTCGTGACCTGGCCGTAGGGTGCGTTCACGTCGTTGGTGAGGTGGAGCTCATTCATTCCGGGATCTTCGGCTTTGATGTAGTAGGTGTTGTTCGGACCGCCATAGGTCGCTCCGTCCAGGTTGTACTTCACGCCGTTCGCGGTGTTGATGAAGATATGCTTCGGGGCCGAGAGCGGGGCCACGGTGATCGTGGGCGTCGGGGAAGGTGTTGGAATCGCCGGTGAGGTAACGGTGATATAATTCGTCTTCACCAAGGTGTTGGAACCGCCGGCGTTCGTCGCCGTCAGGTTCACGGTGTAGTTCCCAGCCGCCGCGTAGGTATAGGCCGGGTTCTGCACCGTCGATGTGTTGCCGTCACCGAAGGACCACGACCAGGTCACCGGAGCTCCGGTCGACAGGTCGGTGAACTGCACGGCCAGGGGGGCAGTGCCGTTCGTGATGTTCGCGTTGAAGTTCGCGACCGGAGCCGTCGGGGTTTCTGACCCGGTGACGGTGATGTAGTTCGTCTTCACCGTGGTGTTGGATCCGCCGGCATTGGTCGCCGTCAGGTTCACGGTGTAGTTCCCGGCCGCCGTATAGGTGTGGCTCGGGCTCTGCGTTGTCGATGTATTGCCATCACCGAAGTCCCACGACCACGAGGTCGGGGTACCGGTTGACAGGTCGTTGAACTGGACCGCAAGCGGTGCAGTGCCGTTCGTCACGCTCGCATTGAAGCCGGCGACGGGGGCAGCCACAGGGGCTGTGACCGAGTAGCCGCTGGCGCCCGGATTAAAGACATTGTTTGTCCAGGTGATCCCCTGCCCCTGATTCGAGGCATTGGCCCAGGCGAATCCATTGAAATCTGCACGGGTGCTCAGGTTGGTGATACTGTAGTCCACCTTCAGGGCACCGTTGTTCAGCGTGGCACTGGGGATGACGCCCTGCTTTACGTTCCCAGCCTTGAGGTCGACGAACATCAGGTACTGGGCCGTCGAGGCGTCGTTGATGTCCTGCCCGGTGTAGAGCGGCAGGTATGGGGTCACCAGGTCGGCCGATCCCTGGTGGGGCCCGGGCTTCCAGGTCTGCGGGCCGTAGATGAAGTCGGCCTTCGAGAAGGTCTGGTCGATACCGGTCACGTAGGAGGAATCGGTCGGGGCAGTCGGGTTGTAGACTCCGGCGGCTGACGGTGTCCAGGTGTAGCCGTTCGAGGTCAGATGGATGCCGAAGTCGTCGGGGATCGGGCCCTTCACCGAGACGAGGAGAATGATGTCGTCATCGAATCCACGGCCGCCGGTGTTCGTCACATAGAAGGTGCCGTTCTGGGCACCGGTCGTCGTGACCTGGCCGGAGGCAACATTCGCGTCGTTGGTGAGGTGCAGCTCGTTCAGTCCGCCACCGTCGGCCTTGACATAGTAGGTGTTGTTCGGGCCGCCGTAGGTCGCACCGTCATAGTTGTACTTCACGCCGTTCGCGGTGTTGATGAAGATATGTCGAACAGCTGATAGGGGGCCCACGGTGACCGTCGGGGTCGGAGTTACCGATGCAGAGACGTTGATGTAGTTCGTCTTCACCTCGTTGTCGGACCCGGTCGCGTTCGTCACCGTCAGGTTCACGGTGTAACTGCCGGCTGCGGTGTAGTTATAGATCGGGTTCTGCACAGTCGATGTGTTGCCGTCGCCGAACGCCCAGGACCATGCCGTCAGGTTCACACCGAGCGAGGTGTCGTTGAACTGCACAGCCAGTGGGGCGGTGCCGTTTGTGATGTTCGCGCTGAAGTTCGCTATCGGAGCTTCCGAGGCGGTGACGATGATGTAGTCCGTCTTCGTGGTGGTGTTAGAGCCGGACGCGTTCGTCACCGTCAGGTTCACGGTGTAGCTGCCGGCTGTCGTGTAGTTGTTGATCGGGTTCTGCACCGTCGAGGTGGCGCCGTCGCCGAACGACCACGACCAGGCGGTCAGGTTAGTACCCAGCGAAGTGTCGTTGAACTGCACCGACAGCGGAGCGAAACCGGTCGTCACGTTTGCCGTGAAGTTCGCAACCGGCAGGGGCACGGCGGAGACGTTGATGTAGTTCGTCTTCACCGAGGAGTTCGACCCGCTCACGTTCGTCACCGTCAGGTTCACAGAGTAACTGCCGGTTGTTGCGTAGGTATGGATCGGGTTCTGTTCGGTCGAGATGTTCCCGTCGCCGAACGCCCAGGACCACGCCGTCAGGTTCGCACCCAATGAGGTGTCGTTGAACTGCACCGACAGCGGGGCGATACCGGTCGTCACGTTCGCCGTGAAGTTCGCCTCAGGCAGGGGCTGCCGGGCGACTGATATGTAGTCGACCTTCTCGGTCGAGTTGGAGCCGCCGGAATTGGTGACCGTCAGGTTCACGGTGTAGTTCCCGCCTGCTGCATAGGTGTGGACCGGGTTCTGCTCGGTCGAGGTGGCGCCGTCGCCGAACACCCACGACCACGCCGTCAGGTTCCCGCCCAGCGAGGTGTCATTGAACTGGACGGCAAGCGGGGCGGTGCCGTTCGTCACGTTCGCGGTGAAGTTCGCCTCAGGCAGGCCCGGGCGGTCGAGGACCGTGATATAATCGGTCTTCTGGAGATGGGTGCTCCCGAGCGAGTTCGAGGCGGTCAGGTTGACCGAGTACAGGCCGGCAGCCGTGTAGGTGTGGGTAGCGTTCTGCTCGGTCGAGGTGGCGTTGTCGCCGAAGTCCCACGACCAGTTCGTCGGGGACCCTTTCGAGGTGTCGTTGAACTGCACCGAGAGCGGTGCATACCCGGTGGTCGGAGTGGCGGTGAAGTCGGCCACGGCCTTATCGGTCAGGATCGAGAAGATACCGCAATAACCAGGGAGTGTATCCCTGTTGGTCTGCTGGATGGCAGAAGCTGTCGTCGGGTAATTTGAACTTGTACTACCACCCACAACGGCATCCCCCTGGTCGTTGACCCCGATACCATAGAAGAAGTTGTTACAGTTTTCACCATTGCCACCGATAACGGTCGAGTACAGCGCGTTCCCCGCGGGCCCGAACTTGACGACGAAACCGTCAGTGCGTCCAGAAAAGGCACTTTGTGCCCCGTTGATGATGGGGTAATCCGTGGACAGTGTTGCCCCGGCCACATACGCATCTCCAGCGCCATCCACGGCGATGCTGTATGGGGTATTCGTGCCCGAAGACCCTCCCCAGTAGGTCGAGTAATCGAGAGAGGTGCCGGAGGGATCGATCTTGGTGATGAAGGCGGTTGAGGTCCCCTTCATCGCACTCTGGGCCGGGTTGACCAGGGGAAAGTTGGTGGACCCGGTATTTCCAGTGACGTAGACCGCTCCTGCCGGATCGACGGCGAGGTCATAGGCGACGTCACTGGTCGTTCCTCCGAGGTACGTTGCATACACCTTCGAGCCTGTCGCGGTGTACTTGGCGACGAACGCATCGGTTACCGTGGTGGTCCCTCCATGAACCGATTGGTATGGATTCAGGGTCGGGAAGTCAGTGGACTTGGTGGAACCAGAGACGTAGACGTTGCCGGCCGAATCGAGGCCGATCCCCATGATGCCAGGGGTTGATCCGGCGGTGCTCACATAATTTGACCCCCCTTCATCCTTGGCGCCGCCGAGGTAGGTCAGATACATCAGTGAGCCATCAGAACCGATCCTGGCAAGGTAGGCATCGTACGTCCCGCTAAGGGCCGGCTGAGCGGCATCGGCGGTGACCGGGAGCGTGGGGCTGTTCGAAACCCCTGCTACATAGGCGCCTCCGGACGGGTCGGCGACGATGCCATTGGCACCTGTGCTAACCCCGTTTCCGGTGTTACCGTCGATATAGGTGGAGTAGACAAGCTGCGAGCCGGCAGGATTGGAGGGGTTCAACTTCGTCACGAACCCGGCCTTGCCCTCGTTGTTTGTGAGCTGGAAGGGCGACTGGAGAGGAAAATCAGTGGATGCCGTTACGCCAGCCAGGTAGATGTTTCCTGAACCATCGATACTCATGCCCCGGACGACATCGTCCCCGGAACCGCCGAGGTACGAAGAGTAGAGGACCGCAGTCCCCTCGGGGTTCAGCTTCGTCACGAAGGCATCATTTGAGCCTCCAGGAGCCTGGTTGGAGTTCTGAATTGTGAAATCGGCCGAGCTGGTCAAGCCCGCGAGATAGATGTTGCCGGCCGAGTCGAGGCGGACGCGGGTGATGAAGTCCTGATTCGATCCGCCGAAGTACGAGGAGTAGAGCAGGGTCGGGTCGATGACGAGCGGCCGGGACTGGTCGTAGGCTCCGACCGTGAACCCGACGGTCCCGTCGTCCTTCAGACGGTACGAAGACGTGACCGGTACCTTTATGCCGTCGATCGCCTGGTAGGCGACCGGGGCCTCGTCGGTCAGCACTCCGAGGGAGGTGGTGATGGCAAGCGAACCATTTTCAGCGATTGCGAGCCCGTCGATGCCGTCGTAGGCGATGGCGATCTGGTCGGGGCTGGTTCCGGGTGCGACGACGAATTCACGCTTCAGGACACCCTGGGTACCGTTGTACCGGAGGTCGATGCCGGGGTACAGCTGCTGGTACTCGACCGATCGATAGGTCGGCACGTCACTCTGCCATCTGGACGAGTCGTTGCCGAGGAAGAAGCTCGCGTTCCCGGGCAGGCGGTCGAGGCCGGCGATCGCCGGCGAGGCAGAGGAGCCGGGGAAGGTCATCGTGACTTCAGCGCTTTTCGTCGTGTTATTCACGTCCTGGCTGGCCGCGAGCACGATCCGATCCGGCTCAAACGCGATCGAGTGGCCGGCCGCATTGACCTGGTACTTCACCACGTCGGGCGACTGCCCCTGATTCTCGATGAAGCTGAGCGGGAGCGAGAGCGTCTGCTGGTTGATCGAGGCACCGGTGCCGGTGTCGTTGGGCAGTACAAGTCCGGCCAGGGCCGGGGTCGCCAGAGCGGCGATCATGATGATCATGAGGAGAAGGAACTCTCCTGGTTTACGGTAACGAATCATGAATCAAATCACCTGTTGTGGGGAGCAGGCTGTGAGCCGTCCTCGACGATGCCACCCGGTCTGAATGGGCGCTGAGCGATAGGCAAGCCTGAGCAAGGCGAGCACCGGGTACTCAGAAAGAACCGACCCGTGGTGTGTGTCGACGGGTTGTTCAGACCGGATGGAATCGAACAGAAGAGATTACAAAAACACAATAGTTAATCGTTGTGGTTTGAATTTTTGGAGGTAAGTTAACTGCATTGTTTATTTTGGATCGCCTGAATCGGTCGGGGCCAGGTACTGCCTGTTCATATCGATTATAGCCAGCCAGCGCGCGTCTATGCTACAAATAGGATCGCTCTCTCTGAATCAGGCAGGTTTTGACGTTCCTGTTCCGGGATTAAAACGGTTCCTTCCCATCTTTCATTCATCAGTGATCGTGAGAGGAGAGTCTGTCGAGAGAGGGCGGGTCGAAAAAAGGGATTGTCCTTCTGCCCATTCAGGCGAAGTTGATCCAGTTGATGTTGGCGTAGTTCCCCGGGAACGCAAGCTTCAGCCGGTGCTGCCCGGCCGGCAGGGTCACCGGGACCTGGAGGGTCTGGAAGGTCGCATCGTTGCCGGTGTTCGGGACGTTCACGGTTGCGATCGGGGTTGTGCCGTCGTCGAGATACACCTGGACGGACGAGCCGGCATGGGCCGAGGCGACCCGGAACCCGGCGGTGTAGGTGCCAGCCGTGTTGATGTTTACAGTGTAGGCGAGCCATTCGCCAGCACGGGTCCAGCCGACGCTCGGACTTCTGTCGGTGTCGATCTGTTCGATGTCGACGTCGTCATGCCGGTAGACCCCGCCCTCGTTGCCGGCGGTGGTGTCGTGGTAGGCGATCCCTTCACCGCCGAGGTCGTAGTCCTCGGCCTGCAACTGGCCGGGGATCGTGTGAGTCCCGTTGTAGGCCGGAACGGTGCCGGTCACGGTCGGCGAGACGGTGGTGGTTGGGATTGTCGTTGGGGTTGCCACCGCCGGCACGGTCACATTGATGGTCCTGGTGGTGGACCCGGCCGCGTTGGTTGCGGTCTGGTTGATCGTGTAGTTGCCGGGCTGCCAGTAGGTGTAGGTGAAGTTCGGATAGGCGGTGGTCGTCCCGTCGCCGAGGTTATAATGGACCGAGGTCGCATTCACCGCGGTGTTGGTGACCTGGATGCCCATCGAGCCCGAGCCTCCCTGGAATGTGATCGTGAAGTTGGCCACAGGCAGGTTCGGGTTGGTTGGTGTCTGGGTTGGCGTGATGGTCGGCGAGACGGTCGCCGTTGGAGTTGGCGTCACGGTCATGGTCGTGGGTGACCCGGCCGGCACGGTCACCGTGACGGTCTTTGTCGAAGACCCGGCGTCATTGGTTGCGATCAGGGTGATCGTATAGGTGCCGGGCTGCCAGTAGGTGTACTTGAAATTCTTATAGGCGGTGGTGGTACCGTCGCCGAGGTCGTACTTCACGGTGGTGGCGTTCGTCGTGGCGTCGGTGACCTGGATGCCCATCGAGCCTGCGCCGGCCTGGTAGGTGACCACGAAGTTCGCGATCGGCAGGTCATGCCCGGACGAGGTCGGCAGCGGAGTCACGGTCGTCGTGACCGGGATGGTCGTTGTCACGGTGGGAGTGATGGTTGTTGTAGTGGTTGGAGCTGGCGTTGTCGTTGTCACCGTTGTTGTCACGGTCGGCGAGACTGTCGGAGTCCCTGGACCGGTGACGGTGATGTACTGTGGGATCGTCTTCACCTCAGCCCCGGTGGAACCGATGGCGACGAGGGAGACGGTGTAGGTGCCGGCTGCCGAGTAGGTGTGAACCGGGTTCTTATCGAACGAAGCCCCACCATCACCGAACTGCCAGAAGTACTGTCGGATCGTGCCGGTCGACAGGTCGGTGAACTGCACCGAGAGCGGGGTCTGGCCGGCCGTCACGTTCGCCGTGAAGTTGGCCGTCACCGGCTGCATGGTCGGAGTCGGGGTCACCGGGATCGTCGTCGGAACTGTCGTCGGGATCTTTGTTGGTACTGTCGTTGGAATGGTTGTTGCTATCGTCGTTGGAATGGTTGTCGGTACGGTTGTTGGAGCGGTGGTGGTTGGTGCTGTCGTTGGTGGCACCACGGCGTGGATGGTAATATAGTTCGTCTTCGTGGTGGTGTTGGAACCGCCGGCGTTCGTAGCCGTCAGGTTCACGGTGTAGTTTCCGGCCGCCGCGTAGGTGTAGGCCGGGTTCTGCACCGTCGAGGTGTTGCCGTCACCGAAGTCCCACGACCAGGTCACCGGAGCTCCGGTCGACAGGTCGGTGAACTGCACAGCCAGTGGGGCAGTGCCGTTCGTGATGTTCGCGTTGAAGTTCGCGACCGGAGCCGTCGGAGTTTCTGACCCGGTGACGGTGATATAGTTCGTCCTCACCGAGGTGTTGGAACCGCTGGCATTCGTCGCCGTCAGGTTCACCGTGTAGTTCCCAGCCACAGTATAGGTGTGGGACGGGGACTGTGTCGTCGAGGTGTTGCCATCACCGAACGACCACGACCACGAGGTCGGAGCTCCGGTCGACGCATCGGTGAAGCCGACCGTCAGGGGGGCAGTGCCGTTCGTGACGTTCGCGTTGAAGTTCGCGACCGGAGCCGACGGGCTCTCGGACGCGGTGACGGTGATGTAGTTCGTCTTCGTGGTGGTGTTGGAACCGCCGGCGTTCGTCGCCGTCAGGTTCACCGTGTAGTTCCCGGCCACAGTATAGGTGTGGCTTGGGCTCTGCGTTGTCGATGTGTTGCCGTCACCGAAGTCCCACGACCACGAGGTCGGGGTACCGGTTGACAGGTCGTTGAACTGCACGGCCAGTGGGGCCGTTCCGTTCGTCACGCTCGCATTGAAGCCGGCGACGGGGGCAGCCACAGGGGCCGTGACCGAGTAGCCGCTGGCGCCCGGATTAAAGACATTGTTTGTCCAGGTGATCCCCTGCCCCTGGTTCGAGGCATTGGCCCAGGCGAATCCATTGAAATCTGCACGGGTGCTCAGGTTGGTGATACTGTAGTCCACCTTCAGGGCACCGTTGTTCAGCGTGGCACTGGGGATGACGCCCTGCTTTACGTTGCCGGCCTTGAGGTCGACGAACATCAGGTACTGGGCCGTCGAGGCGTCGTTGATGTCCTGCCCGGTGTAGAGCGGCAGGTATGGGGTCACCAGGTCGGCTGAGCCTTGATGGGGGCCGGGCTTCCAGGTCTGCGGGCCGTAGATGAAGTCGGCCTTCGAGAAGGTCTGGTCGATACCGGTCACGTAGGAGGAGTCGGTCGGGGCGGTCGGGTTGTAGGCTCCGGCAGCGGCTGGGGTCCAGACATATCCGTTCGAGGTCAGATGGATGCCGAAGTTGTCGGGGATCGGGCCCTTCACCGAGACGAGGAGGATGATATCGTCATCGAATCCACGACCGCCGGTGTTCGTCACATAGAAGGTGCCGTTCTGGGCACCGGTCGTCGTGACCTGGCCGGAGGCAACATTCGCGTCGTTGGTGAGGTGCAGCTCGTTCAGTCCGCCACCGTCGGCCTTGACATAGTAGGTGTTGTTCGGGCCGCCGTAGGTCGCACCGTCATAGTTGTACTTCACGCCGTTCGCGGTATTGATGAAGATGTGCCGTATGGCTGACAGCGGGGCAACGGTGATCGTCGGCGTCGGGATCACCGGTGCAGAGACCGTGATGTAGCTGGTCTTCACCTCGTTGTCGGAGCCGGTCGCGTTCGTCACCGTGAGGTTCACGGTGTAACTGCCGGCTGTCGTGTAGTTA is part of the Methanosphaerula palustris E1-9c genome and encodes:
- a CDS encoding PKD domain-containing protein, which codes for MGTGTIPIASWVTSAAVPYTYQGSSHIGILGNYWSTYSGTDANGDGIGDTSYNTGVSNQIDSAPLMDQAQFYFGASHSATASVSVIPASATVNVSETKQFAGKATDSDGLNIPGLNYTWSSSNETVGTISQSGLFTALTPGSANITASNGGISNTSVVTVLSALSQPVADFTANVTNGTAPLSVQFTDASTGSPTGWSWDFGDGNTSTTQNPAYTYATAGNYTVNLTATNAGGSNTTVKMNYITVTESETPMAPVAGFTANVTNGTAPLAVGFTDQSTGTPTSWSWNFGDGNTSIEQSPAHTYATAGNYTVNLTATNAGGNNTTTKTNYITVTTAVTPVPVANFSANITNGTAPLAVQFNDTSLGENLTAWSWAFGDGNTSLEQNPIYNYTTAGSYTVNLTVTNATGSDNEVKTSYITVSAPVIPTPTITVAPLSAIRHIFINTANGVKYNYDGATYGGPNNTYYVKADGGGLNELHLTNDANVASGQVTTTGAQNGTFYVTNTGGRGFDDDIILLVSVKGPIPDNFGIHLTSNGYVWTPAAAGAYNPTAPTDSSYVTGIDQTFSKADFIYGPQTWKPGPHQGSADLVTPYLPLYTGQDINDASTAQYLMFVDLKAGNVKQGVIPSATLNNGALKVDYSITNLSTRADFNGFAWANASNQGQGITWTNNVFNPGASGYSVTAPVAAPVAGFNASVTNGTAPLAVQFNDLSTGTPTSWSWDFGDGNTSTTQSPSHTYTVAGNYTVNLTATNAGGSNTTTKTNYITVTASESPSAPVANFNANVTNGTAPLTVGFTDASTGAPTSWSWSFGDGNTSTTQSPSHTYTVAGNYTVNLTATNASGSNTSVRTNYITVTGSETPTAPVANFNANITNGTAPLAVQFTDLSTGAPVTWSWDFGDGNTSTVQNPAYTYAAAGNYTVNLTATNAGGSNTTTKTNYITIHAVVPPTTAPTTTAPTTVPTTIPTTIATTIPTTVPTKIPTTVPTTIPVTPTPTMQPVTANFTANVTAGQTPLSVQFTDLSTGTIRQYFWQFGDGGASFDKNPVHTYSAAGTYTVSLVAIGSTGAEVKTIPQYITVTGPGTPTVSPTVTTTVTTTTPAPTTTTTITPTVTTTIPVTTTVTPLPTSSGHDLPIANFVVTYQAGAGSMGIQVTDATTNATTVKYDLGDGTTTAYKNFKYTYWQPGTYTITLIATNDAGSSTKTVTVTVPAGSPTTMTVTPTPTATVSPTITPTQTPTNPNLPVANFTITFQGGSGSMGIQVTNTAVNATSVHYNLGDGTTTAYPNFTYTYWQPGNYTINQTATNAAGSTTRTINVTVPAVATPTTIPTTTVSPTVTGTVPAYNGTHTIPGQLQAEDYDLGGEGIAYHDTTAGNEGGVYRHDDVDIEQIDTDRSPSVGWTRAGEWLAYTVNINTAGTYTAGFRVASAHAGSSVQVYLDDGTTPIATVNVPNTGNDATFQTLQVPVTLPAGQHRLKLAFPGNYANINWINFA